The Candidatus Binatia bacterium genome includes the window CCTCGCGAGCGGTTGCGGCTCGTACAACACGCTCGTGCAGCAGCGCGAGGCGATCGACGCGCAGTGGTCGCAGGTCGAGAACCAGCTGCAGCGGCGCAACGACCTGATCCCGAACCTGGTCGAGGTGACCAAGGGCTACGCGAAGCACGAGCAGGAGATCTTCACCGCGGTCGCGAACGCGCGCTCGCGGCTGCTCGCCGCCGGCACGCGCGAGGAGCAGATCGAGGCGTCGAACCAGCTCTCGGGCGCGCTCGGACGCCTGCTGGCGCTCGCCGAGGCCTATCCCGACCTGAAGGCCAATGCGCAGTTCGCGCGTCTCTCCGACGAGCTCGCCGGAACGGAGAACCGCATCGCGACCGAGCGGCGGCGCTACAACGAGGCGGTGCGCGCGTACAACACGTCGATCAAGCAGATCCCGACGGCGCTGTTCGCGGGCTGCCTGGGCTTCAAGCCGGCCGAGTACTTCGAGGCGCCGGAGTCCGCGCAGCAGGTGCCGCGCGTCCAGTTCTGATCACGCGAGGTTCGTTCTTGATCGCTGGGGGACCGTCGTGCGCGCGCTGGTGATCGGTGCAGGCGGCGTCGGCGGCTACTACGCGGGCGCGCTCGCGCAGGGCGGACACGACGTCGCGGTGGTGGCGCGCGGCGCGCACGCGGACGCGATCCGCACGCACGGCCTGCGCGTGCGCTACCCGGACGGCAGCGAGCGCACCTCGCGCGTCGAGGTGTACGAGGATCCGCGCACGTACGGCGTCGCCGACCTCGTTCTGGTCACCGTCAAGTCGTACGACACCGAGACCGCGGCGCGTCTGCTCGCGCCGTGCGCGGGTCCCGACACGATCGTCCTCTCGCTGCAGAACGGCCCCGAGAACGAGGACGTGATCGCGCGCGTCGCGGGGCTCGCGCCGCTGATGCAGACCGTCACCTACATCGGCTCCGAGATCGAGTCGCCGGGCGTCATCAAGTACTCGGGCGCGGCCCAGCTCGTGTACGGCGAGGTCGACGGCACGCGCTCGGCGCGCGCCGAGCGCCTCTCAGGCTGGCTCACGCAGGCCGGGATCGAGCACCGCGTGTCGTCGAGCATCCTGCGCGTCGTGTGGGACAAGCTCGCGTGGAACGCGGCGTTCAATCCGGTGACCGCGCTCACGCGCCGCACGGTGAGCGCGGCGCTCGACGGCGGACCGGGCGAGGCGCTGATCCGCGACCTGATGCAGGAGACCTTCGCCGTCGCGCGCGGGCTCGGCATCGACGTACCGGTGCGCATCGACGCGACGCTCGAGCACAGCCGACGCGTGCTGCCCGACTTCCGCACCTCGATGCTGCAGGACCTCGAGCGCGGCAAGCGGCTCGAGTGGGACGCGCTGAACGGCGCGGTGGTGCGCGCCGGCGAGCGCGCGGGCGTGCCGACGCCGCTCAACCGCACGCTCGCGCGGCTGCTGGCGATGGTCGATCCCGGCGCTGCGGCGCGCTCGCGACCTTCTTAGCTCGGCGTCAAGATCGGGCGCGCGCGCTGCGAGGCGACCGCGCACGAAGCCGTGGTGGACGCAAGCGACGATCTGGACCCTGATCTTGCCCCTGGCGCTGGCGAGCGCGGCCGAGGCAGCGCCGACGCCAGAGCAGAAGTGTCAGGCGGCCAAGCTGAACGCCCTCCGTACACGCAAGGCGTGCATCCTGGGCGAGCGACGCAAGGAGTGCTCGGCAAGACGCCAAACGTCGCGAAGTGCGAGGCCAGCTCCGCCAAGGCCATCGCGGCGGCGGACAAGGCTGCCGCGAGGAAAAACACCTCGTGCCGGTGGCTCGACAACGGCGACGGCACGGCGGTCGATCTGAACACCGGGCTTCAGTGGGAGATCAAGACCGAGGACGGGAGCGTGCACGACTGGGGGAACCAGTACACGTGGAGCACGACGTCCGGGGAGACGGAGCCGAACGGCACGCTGTTCACGGAATTCCTCGCCACGTTGAACGGCGGCGTGTCGAACGACGGCAGCACGACGACGGGCTGCTTCGCCGATCACTGTGACTGGCGGATTCCAACGATCGGCGAGCTACGCTCGATGCTCGACGCGCAATACCCGAACTGTACCCACATCCCCTGCGTGTCGATCCCGGGGCACACCTTCCCGAGCCACTACTGGTCGTCCTCCACGGTCGCCGACGCGCCCCGGTACGCCTACTACGTGTACGTGTCGCCGGGCTTCGTTGGCGCCGCCAACAAGGATCTCGCGAGCTTCCCGCGAGCCGTACGCGACTACTAGCGAGCGCTCGCGCTTCTGAAGCGGGGCGGGCGGCGGTGAGGACCGCCGCCCGCCGAGGTCTCGTCCGAGGACGACGTCAAGAACATCTTCGCGGCTGCCGCAGGCGGCTGGGGCGCTGGCGCGCGGGTCCGGGGCGAGGCGCAGGGCGCCCCGCGGCCATGCTGGGCGCCCGCGCCGTGCCGTCAGGGCATCGCCGCCGCGGGAACCGGCTGCGCGCGCGACGTGTCGGCGTAGTGGAAGCCGAGGTCGATCGCGTCCTCGTCGGGCAAGCCGCTGGTCGACGTCGTGCCGCCGATCTCCGCCGACGCCGCGGGCGTCGAGCCCGCGTCGATCGCCTCGCTCGGCGTGCCGCCGTCCGCGGCGCTGCGCAGGCGGAAGTCGTCGTCGCGCCAGCCGACGCCGCCGAGCACGCCGTCCGCGCCCGCGGGATCGACGAAGCCCGGCTCGAGCGGACGGTTCTCGGCGCAGCCGTCGCACGAGAACAGGTACGTCGACGGGTGGATCGCCGTGCCGTTGCCGGCAAACCCGTTGTGCAGCAGCAGCACTCCCGGCAGGTCGAGCCGCAGGCCGCGTCCGGGCGAGCCGACGATCAGGTTGTCGCGCACCTCGCCGAGCGCGTTCAGCATCGCGACGTTACCCGAGGCGTTCGCGTACACCGTGTTGTGGGCGATCACGTTGCCGGTCGACACCGAAGGCGCACCGGACGCGTCGAGGCTGATCCCCCACTCGCCGTTCGCGTAGATCAGGTTGTTGCGCACGAGCGCGCCGCCGACGCGCTTCAGCCGCACGCCGGAGCCGCCCGCGCTCGCGACGATCGAGCTCTCGATCGCGACCTCCTCGAGGTCGACCGCACGGATGCCGTCGGTCGAGGCGCCGATCACCGCGCAGTTGCGGATGCGCGCGCGCGGCGCGGTCGCCAGCACCGAGATGCCGGTCGCGCCGCCCTCGACGACGAAGCCGTCGACGATCACGTCCGGCGCCTGCAGGGTGACGCCGTTGCCGCTGCTCGGCGCGATCACCACGTCGCCAGGCACGTCGGCGAGCACGGTCACGCCCGCGACCTTGACCTGCACGGTCTCGTCGTACGTGCCCGGCAGGACGACGATGGTGTCGCCGGGCACGGCGCTGCGCAGCGCGCGCGCGATCGTCCGCCAGGGCGTCTCGCGGTGGCGGGCCGTGCCGACGCTGCGCGAGTCGTCACCGAGCGTCGCGCTGACGTGGAACGTACGCTGCAGGTTGTCGCCGATCGGCATCGCCGGCGGCGGCTCGACGCCCGCAGGCGCGTCGTAGTGGAAGCCGATGTCCGCGATGCCCGTGTCCGGCGCGCCGTCGCGCGCGGTCGAGCCGCCGATGTCGAGCGCGTCGACCTCGCCCGAGCCAGCGTCGACCAGCGGGCTCTGCTGCGCGTCGCCCGCCGCGAGCTGCTGCAGGCGGAAGTCGTCGTCGCGCCAGCCGTCGCCGCCGAGCAGGCCGTCCGCACCGGACGGACGCACGTAGCGCGGATTGACGCTCAGGTTCTGCCAGAACGCGAGTGACGGCAGGTAGTCGTTCTTCTGGTCGCGGTCGCGGCCGTTGGCCGAGAGGTTGTTGTGGTGCACGGTCACGTCCGGCGCCGCGAGGTAGAGGCCGACGTCACGCTGCGACGTGATCGAGTTGTCGCGCACCTCGCCGCTCGCGTTCAGCAGACGCACGCCCGAGCGGTTCGCGTGCACGGTGTTGAACGCGACCACGTTGCCGGTCGACGGCGGCTGCGCATCCCCGGCCGTGTCGTCGAGCGAGATGCCCCAGTCGGCATTGGCGTACACCAGGTTGTTGCGCACGTAGACCGGCGCCGACTGCCTGAGCTTGATGCCCATCGCGCCCGAGCCGGTGACGATCGAGTTCTCGATCCACGCGTTCGGGCTGTCCTCGACGACGATGCCGTTCGAGGCGCTCGACACCACCGCGACCCCGCTCACGACGAGATCGGGCGCCGAGCGCGCGACGATGCCCTGCGCCGCGCCCTGGACGACCAGGTTGCGCACCCGGACGTTCGCGTAGCCGTTGATGTACACGCCCGCCTTGCCCGGCGGCGGCGCGATGACGACGTCGCCGAGCGCGCCCTCGCCCTCGAGGGTCAGGGAGTCTTGCTTGACGTCGGCCTGCACCTCGTAGAGGCCGGCGCGCAGCACGATCGTGTCGCCGGGCGCGGCGGCGTTGATCGCGCGCGTGAGGCTCTGCCAGGCGGTGTCGGGCGAGCGCGCCTCGCTCGGGTCACGGCCGTCGTCGCCGTCGACCGGGTCGACCCAGTAGGTCTCGCCGCTGCCCGGCAGCGGGGGATGGTACGGCGTCGGCGACGGCACGGGCGTCGGACCCGGCGGCAGCGACGGTCCCGGTCCGCCCGGCGCGCTCGCCGACGCGCTCGCCCCCG containing:
- a CDS encoding LemA family protein, with amino-acid sequence MTRRLLVGLPVLVLLASGCGSYNTLVQQREAIDAQWSQVENQLQRRNDLIPNLVEVTKGYAKHEQEIFTAVANARSRLLAAGTREEQIEASNQLSGALGRLLALAEAYPDLKANAQFARLSDELAGTENRIATERRRYNEAVRAYNTSIKQIPTALFAGCLGFKPAEYFEAPESAQQVPRVQF
- a CDS encoding 2-dehydropantoate 2-reductase, coding for MRALVIGAGGVGGYYAGALAQGGHDVAVVARGAHADAIRTHGLRVRYPDGSERTSRVEVYEDPRTYGVADLVLVTVKSYDTETAARLLAPCAGPDTIVLSLQNGPENEDVIARVAGLAPLMQTVTYIGSEIESPGVIKYSGAAQLVYGEVDGTRSARAERLSGWLTQAGIEHRVSSSILRVVWDKLAWNAAFNPVTALTRRTVSAALDGGPGEALIRDLMQETFAVARGLGIDVPVRIDATLEHSRRVLPDFRTSMLQDLERGKRLEWDALNGAVVRAGERAGVPTPLNRTLARLLAMVDPGAAARSRPS
- a CDS encoding DUF1566 domain-containing protein, which gives rise to MLGKTPNVAKCEASSAKAIAAADKAAARKNTSCRWLDNGDGTAVDLNTGLQWEIKTEDGSVHDWGNQYTWSTTSGETEPNGTLFTEFLATLNGGVSNDGSTTTGCFADHCDWRIPTIGELRSMLDAQYPNCTHIPCVSIPGHTFPSHYWSSSTVADAPRYAYYVYVSPGFVGAANKDLASFPRAVRDY
- a CDS encoding right-handed parallel beta-helix repeat-containing protein; protein product: VKPHASNLSVDPGFVAPEEGRFELRQAAGEEPASPLVNAGSGAVDEVDIDGSTASDGAPDTGIADLGFHAGASASASAPGGPGPSLPPGPTPVPSPTPYHPPLPGSGETYWVDPVDGDDGRDPSEARSPDTAWQSLTRAINAAAPGDTIVLRAGLYEVQADVKQDSLTLEGEGALGDVVIAPPPGKAGVYINGYANVRVRNLVVQGAAQGIVARSAPDLVVSGVAVVSSASNGIVVEDSPNAWIENSIVTGSGAMGIKLRQSAPVYVRNNLVYANADWGISLDDTAGDAQPPSTGNVVAFNTVHANRSGVRLLNASGEVRDNSITSQRDVGLYLAAPDVTVHHNNLSANGRDRDQKNDYLPSLAFWQNLSVNPRYVRPSGADGLLGGDGWRDDDFRLQQLAAGDAQQSPLVDAGSGEVDALDIGGSTARDGAPDTGIADIGFHYDAPAGVEPPPAMPIGDNLQRTFHVSATLGDDSRSVGTARHRETPWRTIARALRSAVPGDTIVVLPGTYDETVQVKVAGVTVLADVPGDVVIAPSSGNGVTLQAPDVIVDGFVVEGGATGISVLATAPRARIRNCAVIGASTDGIRAVDLEEVAIESSIVASAGGSGVRLKRVGGALVRNNLIYANGEWGISLDASGAPSVSTGNVIAHNTVYANASGNVAMLNALGEVRDNLIVGSPGRGLRLDLPGVLLLHNGFAGNGTAIHPSTYLFSCDGCAENRPLEPGFVDPAGADGVLGGVGWRDDDFRLRSAADGGTPSEAIDAGSTPAASAEIGGTTSTSGLPDEDAIDLGFHYADTSRAQPVPAAAMP